In Rouxiella sp. WC2420, the following proteins share a genomic window:
- the murF gene encoding UDP-N-acetylmuramoyl-tripeptide--D-alanyl-D-alanine ligase codes for MIPVSLQKLTEVLAAELIGTDTQIEAVTTDTRQITPGCLFIALQGEKFDAHDFAADAIKSGAAALIVSRRLALDAPQLVVADTRIALGKLGAWVRRQVPARVVALTGSSGKTSVKEMTAAILRQCGNVLYTAGNFNNDIGVPLTLLRLTPEYDFAVVELGANHQGEIAYTTDLTRPQTALVNNLSAAHLEGFGSLAGVAKAKGEIFEGLPADGVAILNADNNDWPHWQAHIGNKTVWRFSPEQADGVDFYASNVQVGAEKTTFTLHSPAGKIDISLPLPGRHNVANALAAAALALSVDATLEAIREGLATLQAVKGRLYPIALAEGKILLDDSYNANVGSMTAAAQTLAEMPGYTVMALGDMAELGDESEACHRQVGEAIRIAGIDKVLTVGHDSRAISDASGCGEHLQDKAAVTARLASLLSEHAVITVLIKGSRSAAMEQVVRALQENATC; via the coding sequence ATGATCCCGGTTTCCCTGCAAAAACTCACCGAAGTATTGGCGGCCGAGCTGATTGGCACCGACACGCAAATTGAAGCGGTCACCACCGATACGCGCCAGATTACGCCGGGCTGTCTGTTTATCGCCCTGCAAGGCGAAAAATTTGATGCCCACGACTTTGCTGCCGATGCCATTAAATCCGGGGCTGCCGCGCTGATTGTCAGCAGGCGTCTTGCTTTGGATGCCCCACAGCTAGTGGTGGCCGATACGCGCATTGCCCTGGGGAAACTCGGTGCCTGGGTTCGCCGGCAGGTGCCTGCTCGCGTGGTTGCACTGACGGGTTCTTCCGGTAAAACCTCGGTGAAAGAGATGACGGCGGCGATCCTTCGCCAATGCGGCAATGTACTCTACACCGCGGGCAACTTTAATAATGATATTGGCGTGCCGTTGACCCTGCTGCGACTGACCCCGGAATACGATTTCGCCGTGGTCGAGCTGGGGGCTAATCATCAGGGCGAAATTGCCTATACCACCGATCTTACTCGTCCGCAGACCGCGCTGGTGAATAACCTGTCTGCGGCCCATCTCGAAGGCTTTGGATCACTGGCTGGCGTGGCGAAAGCCAAGGGTGAAATTTTTGAAGGACTGCCAGCCGACGGTGTCGCAATCCTCAACGCCGACAATAATGACTGGCCTCACTGGCAGGCGCATATCGGTAATAAAACCGTGTGGCGTTTCTCTCCGGAACAGGCTGACGGTGTCGATTTCTACGCCAGCAATGTGCAGGTTGGGGCAGAAAAAACCACCTTTACGCTGCATTCTCCGGCCGGAAAAATTGATATCAGTCTGCCATTGCCAGGTCGTCACAATGTGGCGAATGCATTGGCCGCCGCGGCTCTGGCATTGTCTGTGGATGCCACGCTCGAAGCAATCCGCGAAGGTTTGGCCACGTTGCAGGCGGTGAAAGGTCGTTTGTATCCGATAGCACTGGCGGAAGGCAAAATTTTGCTCGACGACAGCTACAACGCCAATGTGGGGTCGATGACCGCCGCTGCGCAAACTCTGGCAGAAATGCCGGGTTATACCGTGATGGCGCTGGGCGACATGGCAGAGCTGGGCGATGAAAGCGAGGCTTGCCATCGTCAGGTCGGCGAAGCTATCCGCATTGCCGGTATCGATAAAGTATTAACCGTCGGTCATGACAGTCGCGCAATTAGCGATGCCAGTGGCTGCGGCGAACACCTTCAGGATAAAGCGGCTGTAACTGCCCGTTTGGCCAGCTTGTTATCTGAACACGCGGTAATTACCGTTTTAATTAAAGGTTCACGTAGTGCCGCGATGGAGCAGGTAGTACGGGCGTTACAGGAGAATGCAACATGTTAG
- the ilvN gene encoding acetolactate synthase small subunit, translating into MRRILSVLLENESGALSRVVGLFSQRGYNIESLTVAPTDDPTLSRMTIQTVGDAKVLEQIEKQLHKLVDVLRVNELVQGAHVEREIMLVKLQASGYGREEIKRSTEIFRGQIVDVTATLYTVQLAGTSDKLDAFLNTVRDVAEIVEVARSGVVGVSRGDKVMR; encoded by the coding sequence ATGCGCCGGATTTTATCAGTACTGTTAGAGAATGAATCAGGCGCACTGTCTCGCGTTGTCGGGCTGTTCTCCCAGCGCGGTTATAACATCGAAAGCCTGACCGTGGCCCCGACCGACGATCCTACTCTGTCGCGTATGACTATTCAGACTGTGGGTGATGCCAAGGTGCTGGAACAAATCGAGAAGCAGCTGCACAAGCTGGTGGACGTGTTGCGTGTAAACGAACTGGTGCAGGGAGCTCACGTCGAGCGTGAGATCATGCTGGTTAAACTGCAGGCTTCAGGCTATGGCCGCGAAGAGATTAAACGCTCTACCGAGATTTTCCGTGGGCAGATTGTTGATGTGACTGCTACGCTTTACACGGTTCAGCTTGCTGGCACCAGCGACAAGCTCGATGCCTTCCTCAACACGGTACGTGACGTTGCCGAGATTGTTGAGGTTGCTCGCTCGGGCGTGGTCGGTGTGTCACGCGGTGATAAGGTGATGCGCTAA
- a CDS encoding peptidoglycan glycosyltransferase FtsI, with the protein MKATGAAKFKRQEDKASFISWRFALLCGGILLALAGLLSRVAYLQVINPGKLVREGDMRSLRVQTIPTSRGMISDRSGRPLAVSVPVNAIWADPKEVNEHGGITGDSRWKALADALNTPIDQLTSKVNANPSGRFVYLARQVNPAIGEYIGKLKLPGIFLRQESRRYYPAGQVTSHVIGVTNIDGEGIEGVEKSFDRWLTGKAGERTVRKDRHGRVIEDISSVDSQAAHNLMLSIDERLQALVYRELNNAVAFNKAESGTAVLVDVQTGEVLAMANSPSYNPNNMADTPKDTMRNRAITDIFEPGSTVKPMVVMTALKQGVVKENSVLNTMPYRINGHEIKDVARYPELSVTGILQKSSNVGVSRLALAMPSSELVDTYSRFGLGKPTNLGLVGESSGLYPKKQRWSDIERATFSFGYGLMVTPLQLARVYATIGSMGIARPLSITKVDPPVSGERVFPEPLVRTVVRMMESVALPGGGGVKAAIKGYRIAIKTGTAKKVGPDGKYVNKYIAYTAGVAPASNPRFALVVVINDPQGGKYYGGAVSAPVFGAIMGGVLRTMNIEPDALPTDVGNDIVNNQKEASGDRS; encoded by the coding sequence ATGAAAGCGACCGGTGCCGCAAAGTTTAAGCGTCAGGAAGATAAAGCCAGCTTTATAAGCTGGCGTTTTGCGTTGCTGTGTGGCGGTATTCTTCTGGCACTGGCCGGACTGTTATCGCGCGTTGCCTATCTCCAGGTGATCAACCCCGGCAAGCTGGTGAGAGAGGGCGATATGCGCTCTCTTCGCGTGCAAACCATTCCAACCTCGCGTGGCATGATCAGTGACCGCTCGGGCCGTCCGCTGGCGGTGAGCGTTCCTGTTAACGCTATCTGGGCCGACCCGAAAGAAGTTAACGAGCACGGCGGCATTACCGGCGACAGCCGCTGGAAAGCGCTGGCCGATGCTCTGAACACTCCCATCGACCAACTGACCTCAAAAGTGAATGCCAATCCGAGTGGCCGCTTTGTCTATCTGGCGCGCCAGGTGAATCCAGCGATTGGCGAATACATCGGCAAGCTCAAACTTCCGGGTATTTTCCTGCGCCAGGAATCCCGTCGCTACTATCCCGCCGGCCAGGTTACATCGCACGTTATTGGCGTGACTAACATTGATGGCGAAGGCATTGAGGGCGTCGAGAAAAGTTTTGATCGCTGGCTGACGGGTAAAGCGGGCGAGCGAACCGTGCGTAAAGACCGCCATGGTCGCGTGATTGAAGATATCTCTTCGGTAGACAGTCAGGCCGCGCACAACCTGATGCTCAGCATTGATGAACGTTTGCAGGCGCTGGTTTATCGTGAATTGAACAATGCCGTGGCTTTCAACAAAGCCGAATCAGGCACGGCGGTATTGGTCGATGTGCAGACCGGTGAAGTGCTGGCAATGGCCAACAGCCCGTCCTATAACCCGAATAATATGGCTGATACGCCAAAAGACACCATGCGTAACCGCGCTATTACCGACATCTTCGAGCCGGGTTCAACGGTTAAACCGATGGTGGTAATGACTGCGCTGAAACAGGGTGTCGTCAAGGAAAATAGCGTATTAAATACGATGCCATACCGCATTAATGGCCATGAAATCAAGGACGTGGCCAGATATCCGGAGCTTTCGGTTACGGGTATCCTCCAGAAGTCGAGTAACGTTGGTGTTTCCAGACTGGCGTTAGCGATGCCGTCCTCAGAGCTTGTAGACACTTACTCGCGCTTTGGGCTGGGTAAACCCACCAATTTGGGACTGGTTGGGGAAAGCAGTGGCTTATATCCAAAAAAACAACGGTGGTCTGACATAGAGAGGGCCACCTTCTCTTTCGGCTACGGGCTAATGGTGACACCTCTCCAGCTAGCGCGAGTCTATGCAACGATTGGCAGCATGGGCATTGCCCGTCCGCTGTCGATTACCAAAGTTGATCCGCCGGTTTCCGGCGAACGCGTATTTCCTGAACCTCTGGTGCGTACCGTGGTTCGAATGATGGAAAGTGTTGCCCTTCCTGGAGGCGGCGGTGTGAAAGCCGCAATCAAGGGCTATCGCATTGCCATCAAAACCGGTACTGCCAAGAAAGTCGGACCGGACGGTAAATACGTGAATAAATACATTGCTTACACGGCGGGCGTCGCGCCAGCCAGTAATCCGCGTTTTGCGCTGGTGGTAGTGATTAACGATCCTCAGGGCGGAAAATACTACGGGGGTGCGGTCTCTGCACCAGTATTCGGCGCCATTATGGGCGGCGTATTGCGCACGATGAATATCGAGCCGGATGCCTTACCGACGGACGTAGGCAATGACATAGTCAATAATCAAAAAGAGGCTTCAGGTGACAGATCGTAA
- the leuO gene encoding transcriptional regulator LeuO — protein sequence MTDIILDKTQSKRIPDNKVQVSHEDNHLRRADLNLLTVFDAVMQLQNITRAARMLGMSQPAVSNAVSRLKNMFSDELFVRSGRGIEPTARAHQLYGPIRQALQLVTNELPGLCFDPQTSRRQFAITISSPLDLLLAPKILGVLKQHSRSVTLNIGSLISDNIENQLRYQELEFVIDYRSIDRADYYNQKLFEDELVLISSNNHPRIQQQASQSYYFKEKHAVVRLNGPSSFSFPYYNKPETHKRVCYQGASLFSVMEIVSQTEMIAVVPKWLSQQSAERLNLKIDRLPWINNKITSYLSWHESASKDKGHLWMKELLMQNISLP from the coding sequence ATGACTGACATTATTTTAGATAAAACGCAGAGTAAAAGAATTCCTGACAATAAAGTACAAGTCAGCCATGAGGATAACCATCTACGCCGTGCAGATTTAAATTTATTAACCGTATTTGACGCGGTGATGCAATTGCAAAATATAACACGTGCTGCACGGATGCTGGGAATGTCGCAACCGGCAGTCAGTAATGCCGTTTCCCGATTAAAAAATATGTTCAGCGATGAGCTATTTGTTCGCTCAGGTCGCGGTATAGAACCTACTGCACGTGCTCATCAACTTTACGGACCGATTCGTCAGGCTTTGCAACTGGTCACTAATGAGTTACCCGGCCTGTGCTTCGATCCTCAAACCAGTCGCAGACAGTTTGCCATCACTATCAGCAGCCCGCTTGACCTGCTGCTGGCCCCCAAGATTCTTGGCGTGCTCAAGCAGCATTCGCGCAGCGTGACCTTGAATATTGGATCACTGATTAGCGATAATATCGAAAATCAACTCCGCTATCAGGAGCTTGAGTTTGTTATTGATTACCGCAGCATTGACCGTGCCGACTATTATAATCAAAAGCTTTTCGAAGATGAGCTTGTGTTGATTTCCTCTAATAATCATCCGCGAATTCAGCAGCAGGCTAGCCAGTCCTATTATTTTAAAGAGAAACATGCGGTTGTCAGACTTAATGGGCCGTCATCATTTAGTTTCCCTTATTATAATAAGCCCGAAACCCATAAGAGAGTTTGTTATCAGGGGGCGAGCCTGTTCAGCGTAATGGAAATTGTTTCGCAAACTGAAATGATAGCAGTCGTGCCTAAGTGGCTATCGCAGCAGAGTGCAGAAAGATTAAATTTGAAAATTGACCGCTTGCCATGGATTAATAATAAAATAACCAGTTATTTATCGTGGCATGAATCCGCGAGTAAAGACAAAGGACATCTGTGGATGAAGGAGTTGTTGATGCAGAATATAAGCCTGCCATAA
- the cra gene encoding catabolite repressor/activator, which produces MKLDEIARLAGVSRTTASYVINGKAKQYRVSDKTVEKVMAVVKEHNYHPNAVAAGLRAGRTRSIGLVIPDLENTSYTKIANFLERQARQRGYQLLIACSEDQPDNEMRCIEHLLQRQVDAIIISTSLPPEHPFYQRWAKDDFPIIALDRALDPENFISVVGADQEDAFMLADELRKFPAESVLYLGALPELSVSFLRESGFRQAWEGDSRKPDYLYANAYDRDSAAQVFAEWLKTHEMPKALYTTSFQLLQGVMDVTLKQQGRLPADLAIATFGDNELLDFLECPVLAVAQRHRDVAERVLELVLACLDEPRKPKAGLTRIRRNLFRRGSLSRK; this is translated from the coding sequence GTGAAACTGGATGAAATCGCGAGGTTAGCGGGTGTTTCGCGTACGACTGCCAGTTATGTTATTAACGGCAAGGCGAAGCAGTATCGTGTCAGCGATAAGACAGTCGAGAAAGTCATGGCTGTCGTGAAGGAACATAACTACCACCCAAATGCCGTTGCGGCAGGACTGCGCGCAGGCAGAACCCGTTCGATTGGGCTGGTCATTCCCGATTTGGAAAATACCAGCTACACAAAAATTGCTAATTTTCTGGAACGTCAGGCGCGCCAGCGTGGCTATCAACTGCTGATCGCCTGCTCGGAAGATCAGCCAGATAATGAAATGCGCTGTATCGAGCACCTGCTGCAGCGTCAGGTTGACGCAATTATTATTTCTACTTCACTTCCGCCGGAACATCCTTTCTATCAGCGCTGGGCAAAAGATGATTTCCCGATCATCGCCCTCGATCGCGCTCTGGATCCCGAGAACTTTATCAGTGTCGTCGGCGCCGATCAGGAAGATGCGTTTATGCTGGCCGATGAGTTGCGTAAATTCCCTGCCGAAAGCGTGCTGTATCTTGGCGCACTGCCTGAGCTTTCTGTTAGCTTCCTGCGTGAATCAGGTTTCCGTCAGGCATGGGAAGGCGACTCGCGTAAGCCAGATTATCTGTACGCCAATGCCTACGATCGCGATTCAGCTGCTCAAGTTTTTGCCGAGTGGCTCAAAACACACGAGATGCCGAAAGCGTTGTACACCACGTCGTTCCAACTATTGCAGGGCGTTATGGATGTCACGCTAAAACAGCAGGGCAGGTTACCCGCGGATCTTGCTATTGCTACCTTTGGCGACAACGAACTGTTGGATTTCCTCGAGTGTCCGGTGCTGGCCGTGGCGCAGAGACATCGCGATGTGGCAGAGCGCGTGCTCGAACTGGTGCTTGCCTGCCTCGATGAACCTAGAAAGCCAAAAGCCGGCCTGACCCGTATTCGTCGTAACTTATTCCGTCGCGGCAGTCTCAGCCGTAAATAG
- the rsmH gene encoding 16S rRNA (cytosine(1402)-N(4))-methyltransferase RsmH: MLENYKHTSVLLDEAVNGLNIRPDGIYIDGTFGRGGHSRLILSQLGPEGRLLAIDRDPQAIEAAKAIDDPRFSIVHGPFSDLAQYVHERELAGKIDGVLLDLGVSSPQLDDPERGFSFMRDGPLDMRMDPSRGYSAAEWLMKAEADDIAWVLKTFGEERFAKRIARAIVDRNREQPMTRTKELADLIANASPFREKHKHPATRSFQAIRIYINSELEEIERALDGAHEVLAPDGRLSVISFHSLEDRIVKRFIRQHSRGPQVPAGIPMTEAQLQSLGGRTLKSLGKMMPSEAEVAENPRARSSVLRFAARTA; this comes from the coding sequence ATGCTTGAAAATTACAAACACACATCCGTGTTATTGGATGAAGCCGTAAACGGGCTGAATATTCGCCCAGACGGTATTTACATCGATGGAACCTTTGGTCGCGGCGGTCATTCGCGACTGATTTTGTCACAGCTGGGGCCGGAAGGGCGACTGCTGGCAATCGATCGCGATCCACAGGCGATCGAAGCCGCCAAAGCGATTGATGATCCACGTTTCTCAATTGTCCATGGCCCGTTTTCCGACCTTGCACAATATGTTCACGAACGCGAATTAGCAGGCAAGATCGACGGAGTATTGCTGGATTTGGGCGTCTCCTCGCCGCAGTTGGACGATCCTGAGCGCGGTTTCTCTTTCATGCGCGATGGACCATTGGATATGCGCATGGATCCAAGCCGAGGATATTCAGCTGCTGAATGGCTGATGAAAGCCGAAGCCGACGATATTGCCTGGGTTTTGAAGACTTTCGGCGAAGAACGTTTTGCCAAACGCATTGCCCGCGCCATTGTTGACCGCAATCGCGAACAGCCAATGACCCGCACCAAGGAGCTGGCCGACCTGATTGCCAATGCGTCACCGTTTCGTGAGAAGCACAAGCATCCGGCAACGCGCAGCTTCCAGGCAATACGTATTTATATCAACAGCGAACTCGAAGAGATCGAGCGCGCGCTGGACGGAGCACATGAAGTTTTAGCACCGGATGGCCGTTTGTCAGTGATCAGCTTCCATTCGCTGGAAGACCGAATTGTGAAACGATTTATTCGCCAGCACAGCCGTGGGCCGCAGGTGCCAGCGGGTATCCCGATGACTGAAGCTCAGCTACAAAGCCTTGGTGGTCGGACCCTCAAATCTTTAGGCAAGATGATGCCTTCTGAGGCTGAGGTGGCTGAAAACCCTAGAGCACGTAGCTCAGTACTGCGTTTTGCCGCGAGGACCGCGTAA
- the ilvI gene encoding acetolactate synthase 3 large subunit gives MEMLSGAEMVVRSLIDQGVKHVFGYPGGAVLDIYDALHTVGGIDHVLVRHEQGAVHMADGYARATGEVGVVLVTSGPGATNAITGIATAYMDSIPMVVLSGQVHSSLIGYDAFQECDMVGISRPIVKHSFLVKRAEDIPTVLKKAFYLASTGRPGPVVIDLPKDVVNPQIKLPYAYPEQVSLRSYNPTVQGHRGQIKRALQTLMAAKKPVLYVGGGAVNSECSAELLTLAEKLNLPVTSTLMGLGAFPGTHRQSVGMLGMHGTYEANMTMHNADLIFGVGVRFDDRTTNNLEKYCPNATIMHIDIDPTSISKTVNADIPIVGDAKQTLVQMLELLETAEEKQEFDSLRDWWQSIEQWRAKNCLGYDKNTGTIKPQAVIETLHRLTKGEAYVTSDVGQHQMFAALYYQFDKPRRWINSGGLGTMGFGLPAALGVKLGLPDETVVCVTGDGSIQMNIQELSTALQYDLPVVIVNLNNGYLGMVKQWQDMIYSGRHSQSYMQSLPDFVKLAEAYGHVGIAIRHPDELESKLAEALALKNRLVFVDISVDETEHVYPMLIRGGGMDEMWLSKTERT, from the coding sequence ATGGAGATGTTGTCAGGAGCCGAGATGGTCGTCCGGTCGTTAATCGATCAGGGCGTAAAACATGTATTCGGTTATCCCGGCGGAGCGGTGTTGGATATCTATGATGCCCTGCACACGGTTGGCGGGATTGATCATGTGCTGGTGAGACATGAGCAGGGCGCAGTGCACATGGCCGATGGCTATGCGCGTGCGACGGGAGAAGTCGGCGTAGTTCTGGTCACTTCAGGACCTGGCGCAACCAATGCCATTACCGGTATTGCCACTGCTTATATGGATTCCATCCCCATGGTCGTGCTTTCCGGTCAGGTTCATAGCTCGCTGATTGGCTACGATGCCTTCCAGGAATGTGACATGGTCGGGATTTCTCGTCCTATTGTGAAACACAGCTTCCTGGTCAAGCGTGCGGAAGATATTCCAACCGTTCTGAAAAAAGCGTTTTATCTGGCATCTACCGGCCGACCTGGGCCGGTGGTTATTGACCTGCCGAAAGACGTGGTGAACCCGCAGATTAAGCTGCCTTATGCCTATCCAGAGCAGGTTTCGCTGCGCTCTTACAACCCAACGGTGCAAGGCCATCGTGGGCAAATCAAACGTGCTTTGCAGACTTTAATGGCAGCGAAAAAGCCGGTGCTTTACGTCGGCGGTGGCGCAGTGAATTCCGAGTGCAGCGCCGAATTGCTGACGCTGGCGGAAAAATTGAACCTGCCGGTAACCTCAACGCTCATGGGCCTGGGCGCTTTCCCCGGCACTCACCGCCAAAGCGTGGGCATGCTGGGTATGCACGGTACTTACGAAGCCAATATGACCATGCACAATGCCGATTTGATCTTCGGCGTGGGCGTGCGTTTTGACGACCGTACCACCAACAATCTCGAAAAATACTGCCCTAACGCGACCATCATGCACATCGATATTGACCCTACTTCGATCTCGAAAACAGTCAATGCTGACATCCCAATCGTTGGTGATGCCAAACAAACGCTGGTGCAAATGCTTGAGTTGCTGGAAACCGCCGAAGAGAAGCAAGAATTCGATTCGCTGCGTGACTGGTGGCAAAGCATTGAGCAATGGCGGGCCAAGAATTGCCTCGGTTACGATAAAAACACGGGTACCATCAAACCACAGGCAGTGATTGAGACATTGCATCGTCTAACCAAGGGCGAAGCTTACGTTACTTCCGACGTCGGCCAGCATCAGATGTTTGCGGCCCTTTATTATCAGTTTGATAAACCGCGCCGCTGGATAAACTCCGGTGGCCTCGGCACCATGGGCTTTGGTTTGCCCGCCGCGCTGGGTGTCAAACTTGGTCTGCCGGATGAAACGGTAGTCTGTGTTACCGGCGACGGCAGTATCCAAATGAATATCCAGGAGCTTTCAACCGCGCTGCAATACGATTTGCCGGTGGTAATCGTTAACCTTAACAACGGCTATCTTGGCATGGTGAAGCAGTGGCAGGACATGATTTACTCGGGTCGCCACTCTCAGTCTTACATGCAATCGCTGCCTGATTTCGTCAAACTTGCTGAGGCGTACGGTCACGTCGGGATCGCCATTCGCCATCCTGACGAGCTCGAAAGCAAACTGGCCGAAGCGCTGGCGTTAAAAAATCGTCTGGTATTTGTCGATATCAGCGTGGATGAAACCGAACACGTTTACCCAATGTTGATCCGTGGCGGTGGAATGGACGAAATGTGGTTAAGCAAAACGGAGAGGACATAA
- the mraZ gene encoding division/cell wall cluster transcriptional repressor MraZ: MFRGATMVNLDSKGRLAVPTRYRDLLSEESQGQMVCTIDLHHPCLLLYTLPEWEVIEQKLSRLSSMNPVERRIQRLLLGHASECQMDNAGRLLIANTLRQHAGLAKEVMLVGQFNKFELWDEQTWYQQVKEDIDAEQSSREPLSERLQDLSL; encoded by the coding sequence ATGTTCCGTGGGGCAACGATGGTTAACCTCGACAGCAAAGGGCGGCTTGCCGTACCCACCCGATATCGGGATTTGCTGAGCGAAGAGTCGCAAGGTCAGATGGTTTGCACCATCGATCTCCATCACCCATGCCTGCTCCTTTACACCCTGCCTGAGTGGGAAGTTATTGAACAAAAATTGTCCCGTCTGTCGAGCATGAATCCGGTAGAACGCCGCATACAGCGTTTATTACTGGGTCATGCAAGTGAATGTCAGATGGATAACGCCGGGCGCCTGCTTATCGCAAACACATTGCGGCAGCACGCCGGGCTGGCCAAAGAAGTGATGCTGGTTGGGCAATTCAACAAGTTTGAATTGTGGGATGAACAGACCTGGTATCAACAAGTTAAGGAAGACATTGACGCTGAACAATCGTCTCGCGAACCACTTTCCGAGAGATTACAGGACTTGTCATTATAA
- the ftsL gene encoding cell division protein FtsL has product MIGNERHGLVGVIFGDILRHGKIPMILLISSLVSAMAVVTVSHKTRLLTAQREQLVLEKDALDIEWRNLILEENALGDHSRVERIATEKLQMQHVDPSQETIVVQQ; this is encoded by the coding sequence ATGATAGGCAACGAGCGTCATGGTTTGGTGGGAGTTATTTTTGGCGACATCCTGCGCCACGGAAAAATTCCCATGATCCTGCTGATCTCCAGTTTGGTCAGTGCCATGGCAGTCGTTACCGTATCGCATAAAACGCGATTACTGACAGCCCAGAGGGAACAACTGGTGCTTGAAAAAGATGCGCTGGATATTGAATGGCGCAACCTGATCCTTGAAGAGAACGCCCTCGGCGATCACAGCCGGGTAGAACGTATCGCGACCGAAAAATTGCAAATGCAACACGTTGACCCCTCACAGGAAACCATCGTAGTGCAGCAATAA
- the murE gene encoding UDP-N-acetylmuramoyl-L-alanyl-D-glutamate--2,6-diaminopimelate ligase: MTDRNLRDLLAPWVSDAPQTVLKDMALDSRIAAAGDLFVAISGHTSDGRHYIPQAIAQGVSAVVAEAQGQAEHGSISVKHGVPVIYLQNLNLLLSEIAGRFYQQPGAALRLVGVTGTNGKTTTTQLLAQWSQMLGETSAVMGTVGNGLLNHVVPAENTTGSAVQVQQILRDLVQQGATFAAMEVSSHGLVQHRVAALPFAAAAFTNLSRDHLDYHGDMQNYEEAKWQLFSTHNSDQKIINADDTVGQRWLAQLPDAVAVSMENKLPAGWKGRWLSASSVNYHDKGATVELDSSWGKGILESRLMGAFNVSNLLVALGTLLSLGYSFDELLQTAPQLQPVCGRMEVFHAPGRPTVVVDYAHTPDALEKALAAARLHCTGQLWCVFGCGGDRDKGKRPLMGGIAEQYADRVVITDDNPRSEDPRAIINDILSGLLDAGRALAVPGRAEAVTSAIMQAGENDVVLIAGKGHEDYQLVGNQRFDYSDRVTAARLLGVVA, encoded by the coding sequence GTGACAGATCGTAATTTACGCGACCTCCTGGCTCCGTGGGTGAGTGATGCCCCGCAAACGGTGCTCAAAGACATGGCTCTCGACAGTCGCATTGCGGCTGCCGGTGATCTGTTTGTCGCGATTTCAGGCCATACCAGTGATGGCCGTCACTATATTCCTCAGGCTATTGCGCAAGGTGTAAGTGCGGTAGTAGCAGAAGCGCAAGGGCAGGCCGAACACGGCTCTATCAGCGTGAAGCACGGCGTGCCCGTGATTTATCTGCAAAATTTAAACCTGCTGTTGTCCGAGATTGCCGGTCGTTTTTACCAGCAGCCGGGTGCCGCATTGCGTCTGGTCGGTGTAACCGGCACTAACGGTAAAACCACCACCACCCAGCTGTTGGCGCAGTGGTCGCAGATGCTGGGCGAAACCAGCGCGGTAATGGGAACAGTAGGCAATGGTTTACTCAATCATGTGGTTCCGGCGGAAAACACTACCGGTTCTGCAGTTCAGGTCCAGCAAATCCTGCGTGATTTAGTGCAGCAGGGCGCGACCTTCGCTGCGATGGAAGTTTCTTCACACGGCCTGGTGCAGCACCGCGTTGCCGCTTTGCCATTTGCTGCGGCTGCGTTCACTAACCTGAGCCGCGATCATCTGGATTATCACGGTGATATGCAAAACTATGAAGAAGCGAAATGGCAGCTGTTCTCGACTCATAATAGTGACCAAAAGATTATTAATGCTGATGATACCGTCGGGCAACGTTGGCTGGCACAATTGCCCGACGCCGTTGCGGTCAGCATGGAAAATAAACTGCCAGCAGGCTGGAAAGGTCGCTGGTTATCGGCCAGCAGCGTGAATTATCACGATAAAGGTGCCACCGTCGAGCTGGATTCCAGCTGGGGTAAAGGCATTCTTGAAAGCCGCCTGATGGGCGCGTTCAATGTCAGCAATCTACTGGTTGCGCTCGGTACGCTGCTGTCTCTGGGATATTCCTTTGACGAGCTACTGCAAACCGCGCCGCAGTTGCAGCCGGTTTGTGGCCGTATGGAAGTGTTCCATGCGCCAGGCCGTCCAACCGTGGTGGTCGATTATGCTCACACCCCTGACGCGTTGGAAAAAGCGCTGGCGGCGGCTCGCCTGCACTGTACCGGCCAGCTTTGGTGTGTGTTTGGTTGTGGCGGCGATCGCGACAAGGGTAAACGTCCGCTGATGGGCGGCATTGCCGAGCAGTACGCCGATCGCGTGGTCATTACCGACGACAACCCGCGCAGCGAAGATCCTCGCGCTATCATCAATGACATTCTTTCCGGCTTGCTGGATGCTGGCCGTGCGCTGGCTGTCCCTGGCAGAGCCGAAGCCGTGACCAGCGCAATAATGCAGGCGGGTGAAAACGACGTCGTGCTGATAGCCGGTAAAGGCCATGAAGACTACCAATTGGTCGGCAATCAACGATTCGATTATTCGGATCGCGTCACTGCCGCTCGTTTGCTGGGGGTGGTCGCATGA